The Arachis ipaensis cultivar K30076 chromosome B07, Araip1.1, whole genome shotgun sequence genome includes a window with the following:
- the LOC107609036 gene encoding tRNase Z TRZ2, chloroplastic codes for MQISLSNSPFKTPQLFPFHHPISKPLANQVPIQIQSTHATVTSAIKGPTSGYLSEISKAIDHEEQYRLARSQVNRKGLELEGYSIEGISIGGQETCVIVPEFKCAFDIGRCPVRAIHQNFVFITHAHLDHIGGLPMYIASRGLYNLKPATVFVPPCIKEDVEKLLDIHRTLGQVELNVELVALDVGETFEIRNNLVVRPFKTNHVIPSQGYVVYSIRKKLKKQYIHLKGKQIEKLKKSGVEITDTILAPEVAFTGDTTPDFMLDPHNADALRAKVLITEATFLDESYSIDHARQHGHTHLFDIMENSQWIRNKAVVLTHFSSRYSIEDIRQAASKLQSKVSAKVVPLTEGFKSAYQ; via the exons ATGCAAATCTCTTTAAGCAATTCACCTTTTAAAACCCCTCAACTCTTCCCATTCCACCACCCCATTTCAAAACCCCTCGCAAACCAGGTTCCCATTCAAATTCAAAGCACACATGCCACCGTTACCAGCGCCATAAAGGGTCCCACTTCCGGTTACTTATCCGAAATCAGCAAGGCCATTGATCACGAAGAGCAATACCGGTTAGCCCGGTCGCAGGTGAACCGGAAAGGTTTGGAATTGGAGGGTTATTCAATCGAGGGTATCTCAATTGGGGGCCAAGAGACATGCGTTATTGTTCCTGAATTCAAATGTGCATTTGATATTGGGAGGTGCCCAGTTAGGGCTATTCATCAGAACTTTGTTTTCATCACTCATGCTCACCTCGATCACATT GGAGGGTTGCCAATGTATATAGCCAGCCGTGGATTATATAATTTGAAGCCTGCTACTGTCTTTGTGCCTCCTTGCATCaaagaggatgttgaaaagctgcTTGATATTCACAGGACCTTGGGCCAAGTTGAATTGAATGTTGAATTGGTTGCTTTGGATGTGG GGGAGACGTTTGAGATCCGCAATAACCTTGTTGTCCGGCCGTTCAAGACAAATCATGTTATACCCAGCCAG GGTTATGTAGTCTACTCTATTAGGAAAAAGCTGAAGAAACAGTACATTCACCTGAAAGGGAAACAAATTGAGAAATTAAAGAAGTCTGGTGTTGAG ATTACAGACACCATATTAGCTCCTGAAGTAGCCTTTACCGGTGATACAACACCCGATTTTATGCTTGACCCGCATAATGCTGATGCATTGAGAGCAAAAGTTCTTATAACTGAG GCAACTTTCCTCGATGAGTCCTACAGCATAGATCATGCTCGACAACATGGCCATACACATTTATTCGAT ATCATGGAAAATTCTCAGTGGATTCGAAACAAAGCCGTTGTATTGACTCATTTTTCATCAAGATATAGTATAGAG GATATTCGTCAGGCTGCATCAAAATTGCAGTCTAAGGTATCAGCAAAAGTGGTTCCTCTGACTGAAGGTTTCAAATCAGCATATCAATGA